A region of Thermovibrio ammonificans HB-1 DNA encodes the following proteins:
- the polX gene encoding DNA polymerase/3'-5' exonuclease PolX, producing MKNKELAQIFEKWADILEFMGDNPYHVRAYRNAARLINDLSEDIEVLAREGKLSQLPGIGQRLQAKILEFLRTGKIEEFEKLKQQVPDTIFTLLDIPGVGPKTVKLLYEELGIRSIEDLKRAIERGELLKLPGFGPKRVEKIKKGIELLEKSGGRILLGVAVFIADRIVNHLKEHSAVERISVCGSTRRMKETVGDIDILASGKNNLEIVEAFVNLPNVKEVLWKGPKKATVIVEEGEQVDLRVIEPDSYGAALQYFTGSKAHNIHLRTICLKMGYKLNEYGLFKGDKRIAGRTEEEIYSALGMDTPPPEIREDTGEIEAAQEHRLPKLVGYNEIRGDLHLHSTWSDGASTIEDYVKRALEMGYSYIAISDHSKSLRVAGGLTEEELLKRNYEIDKLNERLGGKITVLKGAEVDILPDGSLDYPDEILVQLDFVIAAVHSRFNQDNTERILKAINNPYVNAIAHPTGRIIGQREGYPLDIEKVIKAAAETGTALEVNSYYNRLDLRDAHCRMAVKAGVTLVINTDSHHTDHMWMMKLGVGTARRGWVEGRSVLNTRPLSELKAFVAAKRKKFGVL from the coding sequence ATGAAGAACAAGGAGCTCGCTCAGATATTCGAAAAGTGGGCGGATATACTGGAGTTCATGGGAGACAACCCCTACCACGTTAGGGCTTACCGGAACGCGGCCCGGCTCATAAACGACCTCTCAGAGGATATAGAGGTCCTTGCAAGGGAGGGGAAGCTCTCCCAGCTTCCCGGCATAGGCCAGAGGCTCCAAGCGAAAATCCTTGAGTTCCTGAGAACCGGCAAGATTGAAGAGTTCGAGAAGCTCAAGCAGCAGGTTCCCGATACCATCTTCACCCTGCTGGACATTCCCGGGGTTGGTCCGAAAACGGTGAAGCTCCTTTACGAAGAGCTCGGCATAAGGAGCATAGAGGACCTCAAAAGGGCCATAGAAAGGGGAGAGCTCCTGAAGCTCCCCGGCTTCGGCCCGAAACGGGTGGAGAAAATAAAAAAGGGGATAGAGCTCCTTGAAAAGAGCGGCGGTCGGATACTCCTGGGCGTTGCCGTCTTTATAGCCGACAGGATAGTTAACCACCTGAAGGAGCACTCTGCCGTTGAGAGGATATCGGTCTGCGGCTCCACCCGCAGGATGAAGGAGACCGTTGGGGACATAGATATCCTCGCAAGCGGAAAGAACAACCTGGAGATAGTTGAGGCCTTTGTAAACCTGCCCAACGTAAAAGAGGTCCTCTGGAAGGGGCCGAAAAAGGCCACCGTAATAGTCGAAGAAGGGGAGCAGGTAGATTTAAGGGTGATAGAGCCCGACTCCTACGGAGCTGCCCTCCAGTACTTTACCGGCTCTAAGGCCCACAACATTCACCTGAGAACCATATGTCTGAAAATGGGCTACAAGCTCAACGAGTACGGCCTATTCAAGGGGGACAAGAGGATTGCGGGTCGAACCGAGGAGGAGATATACAGCGCCCTCGGAATGGATACCCCCCCTCCCGAGATAAGAGAGGATACCGGCGAGATAGAGGCGGCTCAGGAGCACCGCTTGCCCAAACTCGTCGGCTACAACGAAATCAGGGGAGACCTTCACCTCCACTCTACCTGGAGCGACGGAGCCTCTACCATAGAGGACTACGTTAAGAGGGCCCTTGAGATGGGCTACAGCTACATAGCCATATCCGACCATTCAAAGAGCCTCAGAGTTGCCGGCGGCCTTACCGAAGAGGAGCTTCTGAAGCGCAACTACGAAATAGACAAGCTGAACGAGCGCCTCGGAGGCAAAATTACAGTTCTCAAAGGTGCCGAGGTGGACATCCTCCCCGACGGCTCCTTAGACTACCCCGACGAGATACTTGTACAGCTCGACTTTGTAATTGCCGCCGTTCACTCCCGGTTTAACCAGGATAACACCGAGCGCATTCTGAAGGCAATAAACAACCCCTACGTTAACGCCATAGCCCACCCTACCGGCCGGATAATAGGCCAGAGGGAAGGCTACCCGCTGGATATCGAAAAGGTTATAAAGGCGGCGGCGGAAACGGGAACTGCCCTCGAGGTTAACTCCTACTACAACAGGCTCGACCTTCGGGACGCCCACTGCCGAATGGCGGTTAAGGCGGGAGTAACACTGGTTATCAACACCGACTCCCACCACACGGACCACATGTGGATGATGAAGCTTGGCGTGGGAACTGCCCGAAGGGGTTGGGTTGAGGGCCGCTCCGTTTTAAACACTCGCCCCTTGTCCGAGCTGAAGGCCTTCGTTGCCGCAAAGCGTAAAAAGTTCGGGGTTTTATAG
- a CDS encoding PaaI family thioesterase — protein sequence MDGRELRRDNYCFVCGPENPKGMHLKFEKRPDGVYARFSLPKYYQGYDGVIHGGIITLLLDEAMAYLQTYHERFLTGRLTVRFHKPLLVGEEVEVRAWIEKERGRTKVTKAVMEKTSGEKVAEAEALMFVVREKE from the coding sequence ATGGATGGCAGGGAGCTTCGAAGGGACAACTACTGTTTCGTCTGCGGGCCCGAAAACCCGAAGGGAATGCACCTGAAGTTTGAGAAGCGGCCCGACGGCGTTTACGCAAGGTTCTCACTCCCCAAGTACTACCAAGGTTACGACGGCGTTATCCACGGCGGAATCATCACCCTGCTGCTGGACGAGGCCATGGCCTACCTGCAGACCTACCACGAGCGGTTCCTCACCGGAAGGCTCACGGTAAGGTTCCACAAGCCGCTTCTGGTGGGAGAAGAGGTAGAGGTTAGAGCCTGGATAGAGAAGGAGCGGGGAAGGACAAAGGTAACGAAGGCGGTTATGGAGAAAACCTCCGGCGAGAAGGTCGCCGAAGCGGAAGCCCTCATGTTCGTAGTAAGGGAGAAGGAATGA